CAAGCTCGAACTTTTCCGTGACTGCCTCGCGCACCCTGCGCAGCTCGTCGCGAGGGTCAATCCCCTTGCCGTCTGGCCCACAGAAAACCAGGGAATCCGCCTTGATGGCGCGCGGCCTTCTCCCGAGGATCTGAGTCAGGCGAACGCTCAGGGTCAGCGGGATCGTTCTGAGCCCCCCGGTTTTCCCAGACAGAACGTGGATCTGATTAGTCCGCCGGTCAATATCCTGCCAACGAAGGGCCAGGATTTCGTTTAACCTCATCCCAGAATAGAGCGCCCACTCTACCATGTCTTTATAGAGCGGCGGAAGAGCGGCCAGGACGGCGGGCTCAATCTCACCGGGCAGAAGAGTGATCCGCCTTTTCCCCGGCTTAGGCGGTCGCTTGAATCCGACCAACGGGTTATCGAGCCTCAGGCCGCGGTTTCCCCTTGCCCACAGATAGATCCCGCTCAGGGCGGTCAGTTCCTTCCGGATGGTATTGTCGCGGACCTTGCGCTCCCCTTCCGCATCCCTGCGCGCCCTGCGCTGCGCGACGTAGGCCGTCAAATGCTCCGGCCCGATAGCCGCCGGCTGCATCTGCCCGAAAAACGCCCGGAGCGGCCCGGAAATGTCGGCATAGTAGGCCGTACCGCCCCGGGTCGCCTTGTTCGCCAGGAAATCATCTAACAGGCTTCCGAAGGTTGCCCCGGTCGGTCTGATCCCCCGTAGCTCCTGGCGGATTACCACGGGGTTATGCGTTCCGGCCGCAATCTCGTTTTCGATTCGCAGCCTGAGCGCCTTGGTAGCTTCTTCGCTCGACCCGGACCGGAACCTGTGCCGCTTGGCGATTGCCTTGCCAGTCGGCCCGAGTTTCGGCTTTCCCTGGTCGTCCAATTCCAGGCCGTGGAAATAGTCGATCCACCATTCGCCCTTGCGTGGACTGTAGATTCTCATCCCCTGCCCCCTTTCCGTTTCGCCCGTTCCTTGTCCCATCTTGCCCGTGCAGCCCTGCGTGCGCTCTCCCGTCTGTGCGCCGCAGTCAACGCCCTCTTGCGCGCCTTGCCGCCCTTGCTTCCCAGCTTTCGGAACAGCTCCAGGATCTTCGGATCTCGAATCTTTGTCATGCCTGGATCATAATGCGAGGCCGCTACGCATGTCAAGCCACATTGCCTCCGTGATGTCCCTGATTGCAGCCGTTGTGCTTGTTGTGCGTAGTTTGCAAAGAATTGCACTAAATACCCGAAATGCGCTTCCTTGGGCCTAACGTGACTCTATTGGTCAAACGCGACTCTATAGCGCCATTTTGTCTATGAGAATCAACGCACGCGGACAAATCTTCACGCCGATGGAATTTTGATCGTCGCGCGCCTTGACGACGCATTTTCGCGCCGCGATATTGGCGGTCATGAGCTACGGCAGATCGTGGGCGTCGTGGTACCGCGAGGCGATCAAGTGGTATCCGATTCTCCCGACCGTCGAGCAACGGCGATTGGCGCGGAACGGGCAGATCGATCGGATCATCGAATCAAACCTTCGCTTCGTCCTCGCCATCGCGAAAAAGCGCGGCGGATGGTACGGCCTATGGATCGGTGACGCCGTGGGGATCGGGAATCTCGCCATTGTCGAGGCCGCCGCGCGCTACCGCCCGGAGTGTCGGGCCACCTTCACCACCTACGCCAAGGAATGGATCGAGGGGGCGATTAAGCGGGCGGTGTTGAAGCGGAGCGAGATCGTACCGCATGAGATCCAGCCCCACATTCAGAGCGACGGCGAAGGGGACGCCGACCGGGACGGGCTCAGTCCATTCGAGGCCGCTGTCTCCAGCAAGATCGATCCTGAGCCCGAGACGATGCAGCCGCATTCAATAACCCCAGACCCGGAGCGCGAGCTGCAGCGGGTCGAGCGGATGGCCGAGATCCGTATGGCCGTTCAAAGGCTCGAATGGCCAGAGCGCCACGTCATTGATATGCGGTACGGCCTGGACGGCGGGGAGGGCCTGACGCGTCTGGAGGTTGCAGAGCGGTTATTTCAGATCGACGGACTCGTCGTCACGGAGGACGGAGTCCGGCAGATCGAAAAGCGAGCGCTCAAGCGTCTGCGGAAGCATGGCGGCTGGCGAATGCGGAAACCGAAGGAGCCGAGACCGCCGGCCAGGGTGCCGAAGGAATTGCCATGCGAACATACCAGGAACGATCGGCATGGGGACCGCTGGCCGTGGCCGTTCGCCTGCCCCGTCCTCAAGTACCCGTTCCGCTACATGGAGGACGAGCTAGAGCGGACGCCGGACAGACCGAAGCCCCCAGCCCCGCCCGTGATTTGGATCGCCCGCTACGGTCACTTAATTCACTTGCACTTGGAGAGCGGCAGGCCGTACATGATCCCATCAGGGAACCTAGGCGGGCCGTCCTGGCCGTGGCGGACCACCAGGGTAAGAAAGACGCACGAAAGAATCCCGAAACATCGTTGCGGCCGTCATATTCAAGGTATACGCGCAATCACCGAACGGCCGGCGCGGGCCAAGCTCAAGAGGATCAAAGTGTGTTCATCAGCGGCATGAACGCGGCCGATCTACTACTCCCCTGCCTGACCTGGGCAGGCGATGCGGTAGTCCGGCACGGTGACGGCCGTATCGAGATGATCCGCGACGTCATCACCAAGGGCGCAACGGAGAGCGGCTACGCCTTCAAGGTTTCGTTTAAGCCGGCCAAGAAACTGCGCAAGAGACGCCGACATGATTAACGGCCGGGCCCTAGTCGAGCTGGACATGGCCGCGATGCTGGAGGACGGCATCCCTGAACAACGGTTTGATCTCGCCGGCCTTCTTGTTCAACGGGCATTCACGTATCTGACCGGC
This sequence is a window from Candidatus Polarisedimenticolia bacterium. Protein-coding genes within it:
- a CDS encoding site-specific integrase; protein product: MRIYSPRKGEWWIDYFHGLELDDQGKPKLGPTGKAIAKRHRFRSGSSEEATKALRLRIENEIAAGTHNPVVIRQELRGIRPTGATFGSLLDDFLANKATRGGTAYYADISGPLRAFFGQMQPAAIGPEHLTAYVAQRRARRDAEGERKVRDNTIRKELTALSGIYLWARGNRGLRLDNPLVGFKRPPKPGKRRITLLPGEIEPAVLAALPPLYKDMVEWALYSGMRLNEILALRWQDIDRRTNQIHVLSGKTGGLRTIPLTLSVRLTQILGRRPRAIKADSLVFCGPDGKGIDPRDELRRVREAVTEKFELDPDLFNTCRHTFSTRLAASGRFTVAVMAQMTGNTVDVFERHYLGALPQTAEAAAGALDSDWQLYGNALGTV
- a CDS encoding sigma-70 family RNA polymerase sigma factor produces the protein MSYGRSWASWYREAIKWYPILPTVEQRRLARNGQIDRIIESNLRFVLAIAKKRGGWYGLWIGDAVGIGNLAIVEAAARYRPECRATFTTYAKEWIEGAIKRAVLKRSEIVPHEIQPHIQSDGEGDADRDGLSPFEAAVSSKIDPEPETMQPHSITPDPERELQRVERMAEIRMAVQRLEWPERHVIDMRYGLDGGEGLTRLEVAERLFQIDGLVVTEDGVRQIEKRALKRLRKHGGWRMRKPKEPRPPARVPKELPCEHTRNDRHGDRWPWPFACPVLKYPFRYMEDELERTPDRPKPPAPPVIWIARYGHLIHLHLESGRPYMIPSGNLGGPSWPWRTTRVRKTHERIPKHRCGRHIQGIRAITERPARAKLKRIKVCSSAA